The following nucleotide sequence is from Saccharothrix texasensis.
AGCCGTCAAGGAGGTGACGCGAGTGCTCGCCGAACAGATCGCCACGATCATCCGCACGCGGCTGCTCGACCCGTTGGAGATCCTCTTCGACGACGTCGGCGACCTGCCGTCCCGGGCCGACGAGGTGGCACGACGCATGGCCGCGGCCATGCAGGGCGACGACGACGCGGCGGCCGTGCACGCCATCGCGCGGCTCGTCGGCGCGCTGTACCCCGGTGACGAGCCGTTCGACCCGCCCGCCGACTGGTGGCGCACACCGCTCGGCCAGGTCGTGGCGCGGCGGATGGGTCACCCGGCGGCGCGGGCCGTGTCGTACTCGGTCGCCGGCGCGATGCTCGGCGTCACCAAGCAGGGCGTCCACGACCTGGTGCGGCGCGGCAAGTTGGCGCGGAACGCGGACGGCGGCGGCGTGACCGTCGCCTCGGTACGAGCGAGGTTGGGCGGATGAAGGTGCTGGCGCTGCACGGCGCGGGCGGTTCGCCGGCGGACTGGGACGCGGTGATCGCGGCGATGGGCGGCGCGCACGAGGTCGTCGCCTTACCGCTGACCGGCCCGTGGGACTGGGACTCGGTCCTGGACCGGATCGAACCGCACGCCACCGACAACCCCGCCGTGCTCGGCATGTCGTTGGGCGGCATGGTCGCCGCGCTGTGGGGCAGCCGGCACCCGGAGTGCCCGGCCGTGATCAACCTCGACGGCCACGGCGTGCCGACCCAACCGCAGCGCTACCTACACCCCGACGCCGTTGCCGAAGAAATCGCAACGCTGCGCGAATCGTTCCGCGCCTACGGTCAACCCGACCTGCAACAGGCCTTGGAAGACCTCGACTGCTTCGACGTCTTCCGCGGCCTCCGCTGCCCGATGCTGCTGGCCCTGGCCACCAAGCCGCTGCCCGGCCACCCCCTGTTCGAGCCGTATCAACAGGGCCTGGCCCGCGACCTCCCGACCTTGCCGCCGAACGTCGAAGTCGTCCACGTGGACACCACCCACGCCATGACCCGGGAAGACCCGACCATGGTCGCCACCCTGGTCAACACCTACCTGGCCAACCGCTAGCTGTATGAGGCCTGGACGTTGGTGACGCCGGTGTGGAGTCGGCTGGCTGGTGGTCGGTTTCCGGCGGTGGTGTGGGGTCGATGGTAGTTGTAATGCACGTTCCACACGGTTAGGGCGTCGGTGCGGTGTTGTTCGCTGGTCCAGACGTGGGCGTAGAGGAATTCCTCGCCCAGGATGCGCTGGTAGCGTTCGACTTTGCCGTTGTGGCGTGGGGTGTAGGGCGTGATGCGCTGGTGGCGGGCGCCGCGTAGCGCGGTGGCGAAGTCGTGGGCGCGGTAGCAGGAGCCGTTGTCGGTGACGATGCGGTGGATGCGGGTGATGCCGTGGGCGGCGAAGAAGGCCCGCGCGCGGTGGGTGAAGCCGATCGCGGTGCGGGCTTTCTCGTCGGGGAGGGCTTCGGTGTAGGCCAGGCGGGAGAACCCGTCGACCGCGGAGTGCAGGTAGGTGTAGCTGCGCCGCGCACCGGACTTGCCGGTGGCGGTGTTCTTGGCGCGTTCGACCTGTTTGGCCTGCTCGCTGCCCTTGCCGTGGACGCGCCATCCGCCGCCGTCGGGGATGACGCCGACCTTCTTCACGTCCAGGTGGACCATGTGGCCGGGCCAGCGGGCGACGATCCGCCGCGGTGTCCGGTTGTTCTCCCCGGTGGGGTCGAGGAAGCGGCGGCGGTTGAGCCCGAGGTGGGCCAGGTGCCGGCCCACCGTGCGCACCGAGACGGCGGTGCCCTCGGCCATGAGTTCCAGGGCGATGCGGCGGGCCGACCACTTACGGTCCCGACGCAGCCGCTCGATCCGGACCACCACCTCGGCCGGGGTCGCGGTGGGATGCCGGTGCGGAGCGCTGGGGCGGTCGGACAACCCGGCCTCGCCGAAGCGGCGGTGGCGGTTGACCCACTTGGAGGCGCACTGCCGGGAGATGCCCATATCAGCCGCGACGTGGGCGATCGGGCGGGTCTTGCAGCGTTCGACGAGGCGGTGGCGGCCTTCGACGGACAGCGGGGCGTTACGGTGGAGCACGGACGGGTCTTTCTGCTCGGCGGATGTGTTGGTCGCACTTCCATCCTGCCGCCGAAAGACCCGTCCCCTCGCCTCAGCCCTCGTCAGCTGTCACCAACGTCATGACCCGCAACAGCTAGCACCACCACCTGCGGACCACACCGATCCGCCCTCGCAACCACCTACGGCTGGGGGTCCGGGGGTGCGACCCCCGGGCGGGGCCCGGGGGTCGCACCCCCGGAAAAACGACGAGCGAGGTGGTCCGCGCGTTCCGCGGACACACCTCGCCCAGAGCGAGTGGAGGTGCCGGGAATCGAACCCGGGTCCTCTGCCGCATCATCAAGGCTTCTCCGTGCGCAGTCCGCTACATCTCTACTCGGCCCCGGTGATCACGCGGACAAGTC
It contains:
- a CDS encoding IS481 family transposase codes for the protein MLHRNAPLSVEGRHRLVERCKTRPIAHVAADMGISRQCASKWVNRHRRFGEAGLSDRPSAPHRHPTATPAEVVVRIERLRRDRKWSARRIALELMAEGTAVSVRTVGRHLAHLGLNRRRFLDPTGENNRTPRRIVARWPGHMVHLDVKKVGVIPDGGGWRVHGKGSEQAKQVERAKNTATGKSGARRSYTYLHSAVDGFSRLAYTEALPDEKARTAIGFTHRARAFFAAHGITRIHRIVTDNGSCYRAHDFATALRGARHQRITPYTPRHNGKVERYQRILGEEFLYAHVWTSEQHRTDALTVWNVHYNYHRPHTTAGNRPPASRLHTGVTNVQASYS
- a CDS encoding alpha/beta fold hydrolase, with amino-acid sequence MKVLALHGAGGSPADWDAVIAAMGGAHEVVALPLTGPWDWDSVLDRIEPHATDNPAVLGMSLGGMVAALWGSRHPECPAVINLDGHGVPTQPQRYLHPDAVAEEIATLRESFRAYGQPDLQQALEDLDCFDVFRGLRCPMLLALATKPLPGHPLFEPYQQGLARDLPTLPPNVEVVHVDTTHAMTREDPTMVATLVNTYLANR